In Maylandia zebra isolate NMK-2024a linkage group LG12, Mzebra_GT3a, whole genome shotgun sequence, a single genomic region encodes these proteins:
- the LOC101482733 gene encoding nuclear factor 7, ovary-like produces MVCRKHAEEPKLFCVEEDRVVCTVCDFPHKQSHEVIPVEEAVDVLKKHLKSDLKSLQDKRNKYRQMVKTYNEVIQHIKKQLLSTERQIRAEFKKLQQFLKEEEESRLAALREEEEQKGRTISREMKMIEEQISSLSESISAVEEELQKHSVPFLSSYKDTQSRARARAQSSVSDPQLVSGALIDVAKHLGNLSFGVWEKMKEKVHFSPVILDPNTANCCLYLSDDLTSVKYGETKQQLPDNPERNTKYSNVLGSESYSSGKHSWEVEVGDHSSWNLGLAKETAERKRECSASPKNGIWCLVHRSRKYNNGDGQIVSVTKHFQRIRVQLDYDRGEVSFYDPEDMTHIYTHRDTFTEKLFPYFCIFNAGTQNAGWCQFGIFS; encoded by the exons ATGGTGTGCAGAAAACATGCAGAAGAGCCTAAACTGTTCTGTGTGGAAGAGGACAGAGTTGTTTGTACTGTTTGTGACTTTCCTCACAAGCAGAGTCACGAAGTGATTCCTGTAGAAGAAGCAGTCGATGTCCTAAAGAAACATCTAAAATCTGACTTAAAGTCTCTGCAGGACAAGAGGAACAAATACAGACAAATGGTGAAAACATACAATGAAGTGATTCAACACATCAAGAAGCAGCTGTTGTCCACAGAGAGGCAGATCAGAGCAGAGTTCAAGAAGCTCCAGCAGTTCctaaaagaggaagaggagtccAGACTGGCAGctctgagggaggaagaggagcagaagggGAGGACTATCAGCAGAGAGATGAAGATGATTGAGGAGCAGATCTCCTCTCTGTCAGAAAGCATCTCTGCTGTTGAAgaagagctgcagaaacacagcgtGCCATTCCTCAGCAGTTATAAAGACACTCAGAGCAGAGCCAGAGCCAGAGCCCAGAGCTCAGTGTCAGATCCACAGCTGGTCTCAGGAGCACTGATAGATGTggccaaacacctgggcaacCTGTCCTTCGGAGTGTgggagaagatgaaggagaaggTCCACTTCAGTCCTGTCATTCTGGACCCAAACACTGCAAACTGCTGTCTCTATCTGTCTGATGATCTGACCAGTGTTAAATATGGAGAGACAAAGCAGCAGCTTCCTGATAatccagagagaaacacaaaataTAGTAATGTTCTTGGCTCTGAGAGTTATAGctcagggaaacacagctgggaggtggaggtgggagaCCATTCCAGCTGGAATTTGGGTTTAGCTAAAGAGACAGCTGAAAGGAAGAGAGAGTGTTCTGCTTCACCAAAAAATGGAATCTGGTGTTTAGTGCATCGCAGTAGAAAATATAATAATGGTGATGGTCAGATTGTCAGTGTGACAAAACATTTCCAGAGGATCAGAGTCCAGCTGGACTATGACAGGGGGGAGGTGTCCTTCTATGACCCTGAAGACATGACTCACATCtacactcacagagacactttcACTGAGAAACTCTTcccatatttttgtatttttaatgctg GTACACAGAATGCAGGCTGGTGCCAGTTTGGAATCTTCAGCTAA
- the LOC101482150 gene encoding zinc-binding protein A33-like: protein MLVCEHSNDPQLFCVDEQRAVCPVCDFPHQQSHKLIPVEEAVSVLKEQLKSDLKSLQDKRNKYKQVEETYNEMIQHSKKQLLSTERQIRAEFNKLQQFLKEEEESRLAALREEEEQKGRTISREMKMIEEQISSLSDSISAVEEELQKHSVPFLSSYKDTQSRARAQSSVSDPQLVSGALIDVAKHLGNLSFRVWEKMKEKVHFSPVILDPNTAHPILCLSEDLTSVKYGETKQQIPDNPERNAKYANVFGSEGFSSEKHSWEVEVGDHPDWNIGLIKASTDRKGEYPVSPKNGVWCLVHRSGKYTNGDGQAVTVKKSLQRIRVQLDYDRGEVSFYDPEDMTHIYTHRDTFTEKLFPYFCIFNVDDGKTSDIKICETKI, encoded by the coding sequence ATGCTTGTCTGCGAACACAGTAACGACCCCCAGTTGTTCTGTGTGGACGAGCAGAGAGCTGTGTGTCCTGTTTGTGACTTTCCTCACCAGCAGAGTCACAAATTGATTCCTGTAGAAGAAGCAGTCAGTGTCCTGAAGGAGCAGCTGAAATCTGACCTAAAGTCTCTGCAGGACAAGaggaacaaatacaaacaagtgGAGGAAACATACAATGAAATGATTCAACACTCCAAGAAGCAGCTGTTGTCCACAGAGAGGCAGATCAGAGCAGAGTTCAACAAGCTCCAGCAGTtcctgaaagaggaagaggagtccAGACTGGCAGctctgagggaggaagaggagcagaagggGAGGACTATCAGCAGAGAGATGAAGATGATTGAGGAGCAGATCTCCTCTCTGTCAGACAGCATCTCTGCTGTTGAAgaagagctgcagaaacacagcgtGCCATTCCTCAGCAGTTATAAAGACACTCAGAGCAGAGCCAGAGCCCAGAGCTCAGTGTCAGATCCACAGCTGGTCTCAGGAGCACTGATAGATGTGGCCAAACACCTGGGAAACCTGTCCTTCAGAGTGTgggagaagatgaaggagaaggTCCACTTCAGTCCTGTCATTCTGGACCCAAACACTGCACACCCCattctctgtctgtctgaggATCTGACCAGTGTTAAATATGGAGAGACAAAGCAGCAGATTCCTGATAATCCAGAAAGAAACGCAAAATATGCCAATGTTTTTGGCTCTGAGGGTTTCAGCTCAGAGAAACATAGctgggaggtggaggtgggagaCCATCCTGACTGGAATATAGGTTTAATTAAAGCATCAACTGACAGGAAAGGAGAATATCCCGTTTCACCAAAAAATGGAGTCTGGTGTTTAGTGCATCGCAGTGGAAAATACACTAATGGTGATGGTCAGGCTGTGACAGTGAAGAAGAGTCTCCAGAGGATCAGAGTCCAGCTGGACTATGACAGGGGGGAGGTGTCCTTCTATGACCCTGAAGACATGACTCACATCtacactcacagagacactttcACTGAGAAACTCTTcccatatttttgtatttttaatgttgATGATGGGAAGACATCTGATATCAAAATCTGTGAAACTAAAATTTAA